A single Epinephelus fuscoguttatus linkage group LG13, E.fuscoguttatus.final_Chr_v1 DNA region contains:
- the LOC125899576 gene encoding bromodomain adjacent to zinc finger domain protein 2B-like isoform X9 yields MEFGERLASPSSAPSSLHMASSSASSSPAPPQTPSTKSSPAPSPAGSSPLTTCGHPIQVTGDERLNMSGSSNGFPLVSRPAFGLYTSSSGRSEFGGLGSLGLSALAAHSQFGTFPDWWRPSEAHSRGAAAFFPPLLGLHPAFASTFKSHDPIHLSRTSVSVGVIGTVNGRSASSPTGNCAVNTSSFPTKGSMEKIKNNSSRIQKNSQDLGKLHQKIIQKTKEKRSNKRPLEISSMSGSQSGSLSDSSSDGEESSSDPDDMEEEGEDEEDNDEDEDDQSNDSEDSDSEKESRVERKVKRLTQNTSESKKKRPCTADGNTTPDSHRETLTSPHRLQSSSRPAGLSQSTALFLQSSRIAEEKGQQHISVIQATGLAAGNSPLAPSHREASPLRSRSSPNPVSFSNTPKHSYPSTSQKHFSHSSSPKHGSVSSSPKTHPLCSPAKPLPLCSSPKPVSLSFSPRPPTPSASQKPPHKPKFLMPSLKHTQLADGMKESSGNPSDERLLHLNSFKLKQSLHSKNSVKQAFSLRPKNQNWHKSHKNSASSSSQTQHKHSSDTLSSHLLSLPHSDDTNLFLSHHLNGAIHSAVQDAPLALITKPRSQSSTPSSKPLLVATSPPCPMPINLSTGTKDMSDSSASPLKSSASSSLAHRPRKTKTPKSLHLVKSLSKPSSSCPPVDLVRGSESDIHSSKDSDDSLGDDLDDDDEDNEDDIDGEDSGSSLSESESNLDSDSDGSEDDMKERSETAADSDAERTPLKRTKAPLSSHKSTLNLSANCSLLNLQIVKPPSLSSGLLTSTTVTSSGAAGNHSTLSPSFTFATLPGPGKRRRVTDERVLRLPLEFGWRRETRIRTVAGRLQGEVAYFAPCGKKLRQYPDVMKYLLRNGITEISRDNFSFSTKIKVGDFYEAREGPEGLQWVLLAEEEIAPSIIAMDGRRSRCTQSERQPIGDGNGSRQWKSHPLSIGENSFQDVGDAKLLRKLEAQEIARQAAQIKMMRKLEKQAMAQAAKEARKQQAIMAAEERRKKREQMKILKQQAKRKKKEEAANAKILEAEKRNKEKEMRRLQAVILKHQERERRRQHMMLMKAVEARKKAEEKERLKKEKKDEKRLNKERKLELRRLELEKAKELKKPNEDMCLADHKPLPELSRIPGLVLPGSTFSDCLMVLQFLRSFGKVLRLDINPNMLSLSDLQEGLLNTGDSMGKVQDLLVSMLSAAVCDPGIPAGHKNKTALGDHLTNVGINRDNVSEILQIYMEAHCEQTEVAALALSLRTKAFQAHSPSQKASMLAFLVNELCCSKAVISEIDKNIDHMTNLRKDKWVVEGKLRKLRSIHAKKTGKRDSSVGGEDSHTFVIPTARNKGKRKDGDSEEEEDEDDDSEDQGDDDDDEEEESGGKKGKKAEICEEEDDSVHSASMEELEKQIEKTYKQQIQIRQKLFDSSHSLRSMTIGQDRYKRRYWVLPHCSGIFVEGMESSEGHEEVEKEKKRKRTAQVIRVKEEQQEEAKTPVVSSPAQSTDGDTTTPESQQDKDSLNLFLQKPGSFSKLSKLLEVAKMAQDSDINSHNSHSAKVPTTHPSCPASQTATNQQGLIDKSDTSVPSLLSAPQLRSSPWITCGSQSVLHEDQLSKILMEKSNQWFSLLPRSPCDESSFTSGSSPPASSSPLQTISTKSPSSLSPNPRASASSSAPAGINNLQPSVLQQVKSGIHQSRLTRCDVSGAAPSPSLPSSGASLLPVLDLASQHAEDDASRAISLANNNSVNKSETPEPLSDKPDCASFPAVEVAKTQDYPSPQPIPEEMLCGWWRVADTEELHSLVKALHGRGIREKALQKQIQKHMEYTTQLCANSKDAFDVSELEKQEMSEETVESWCVEEQAMEVDISLLQRVEALERKVISASLQVKGWMHPEPQSEREDLVYHEHKLSFSPAPEKKGQRETSQEELSGTVVRRPDNPLDIAVIRLAELERNIERSSEEEVAPGMRMWRKALGEVRSSAQLSLCIQQLQKSIAWERSIMKVHCQLCQKGDNEELLLLCDGCDKGCHTYCHKPKITTVPDGDWYCPTCVAKSAVCSVIEESGQSPRSRKQQSRTAGGGKKGSEVKRNSKPSVVGELIKEEAASSTSVPKKGTKEFKKRKGDDSPPSAQAGHDSPVSCGKKAKTAKDNNTNALAMCRVLLAELEAHQDAWPFLMPVNQKAVPGYRKVIKKPMDFSTIREKLTNNQYLNLESFIVDVNLVFDNCEKFNEDDSEIGRAGHSMRRFFDKRWTELLE; encoded by the exons ATGGAGTTTGGCGAGCGGCTGGCCTCCCCATCCTCGGCCCCGTCCTCCCTTCACATGGCCTCCTCTTCAGCCAGCTCCTCTCCTGCTCCACCCCAGACACCCTCCACAAAAAGCAGCCCGGCCCCTAGCCCTGCGGGCAGCTCCCCTCTCACCACCTGTG GCCATCCAATCCAGGTAACAGGAGATGAACGTTTAAATATGTCTGGCAGCTCCAATGGTTTTCCTTTGGTCAGCCGTCCAGCCTTTGGGCTCTACACGTCAAGTTCAGGCCGCTCTGAGTTCGGAGGCCTAGGAAGTCTGGGTCTGTCTGCATTGGCTGCTCACTCCCAGTTTGGTACATTTCCAG ACTGGTGGCGGCCATCTGAGGCACATTCCAGAGGAGCGGCAGCCTTCTTCCCTCCACTTCTGGGTCTGCATCCTGCATTTGCGTCAACCTTCAAAAGCCACGATCCCATTCACTTGTCGCGTacctcag TTTCTGTAGGCGTAATTGGGACAGTGAATGGTAGGAGTGCTTCTTCACCTACTGGGAACTGTGCTGTGAACACCAGTTCATTTCCAACAAAGGGAAGCatggagaaaattaaaaacaacagtagTCGGATTCAAAAGAACAGCCAGGACCTGGGCAAACTTCACCAGAAGATCattcagaaaacaaaagaaaag aGATCCAACAAAAGACCACTAGAGATCTCCAGCATGAGTGGCAGCCAATCAGGATCATTGTCAGATAGCTCCAGTGATGGCGAGGAGAGCAGCAGTGATCCTGAtgacatggaggaggagggagaggacgaggaggacaatgatgaagatgaggatgatCAGAGCAATGATAGTGAGGACTCTGATTCAGAAAAAGAGAGTCGAGTGGAAAGGAAAGTCAAG CGGCTGACACAGAACACTTCTGAGAGTAAAAAGAAGAGACCTTGCACTGCCGATGGAAATACAACGCCAGACAGCCATCGGGAGACTTTGACTTCCCCGCACCGCCTGCAGTCCTCTTCTCGTCCTGCTGGCCTGTCACAGTCCACAGCGCTCTTCCTCCAGAGCTCCAGGATTGCAGAGGAGAAAGGCCAGCAGCACATCAGTGTCATCCAGGCCACAGGGTTGGCAGCCGGCAACAGTCCCCTAGCACCGTCCCACAGGGAGGCCTCTCCTCTGCGCTCCAGGTCCTCACCCAACCCTGTCTCCTTCTCCAACACACCGAAGCACTCATATCCTTCCACCTCACAAAAGCACTTCTCTCATTCGTCCTCACCGAAGCATggctctgtctcctcctctccaaaaactCACCCTCTCTGTTCCCCTGCAAAGCCCCTGCCTCTGTGTTCCTCACCCAAGcctgtctccctctccttttcacCCAGACCACCAACACCGTCAGCCTCACAAAAGCCTCCACATAAACCTAAATTCCTGATGCCCTCTCTGAAGCACACCCAGCTGGCTGATGGCATGAAGGAGAGCAGTGGAAACCCTTCTGATGAAAGATTGTTACACTTGAacagttttaaattaaaacag TCCCTCCACTCCAAGAACTCTGTGAAGCAAGCGTTCTCCCTGCGACCTAAGAACCAGAACTGGCATAAAAGTCACAAAAACTCAGCATCCTCATCATCGCAGACACAGCATAAACATTCATCAGATACCTTGAGCAGTCATTTACTGTCTCTCCCACACAGCGATGACACCAATCTGTTCTTGAGCCATCACCTTAATGGAGCGATCCACAGCGCAGTTCAGGATGCCCCTTTGGCTCTCATCACCAAGCCCCGCAGCCAGAGCAGCACCCCCAGTAGCAAGCCCCTCCTGGTAGCCACCAGCCCTCCCTGTCCCATGCCCATCAACCTGAGCACTGGTACTAAGGACATGTCTGACAGCTCTGCTTCCCCACTTAAATCATCAGCCTCATCAAGTCTTGCTCACAGACCAAGAAAGACCAAGACTCCCAAGTCTCTGCATCTAGTGAAGAGCCTGTCTAAACCCAGCTCATCCTGTCCACCTGTGGACTTGGTCAGAGGCAGTGAGTCTGATATCCACAGCAGCAAAGACTCAGACGACTCTTTAGGAGATGACTTGGACGACGACGATGAAGACAATGAAGATGATATTGACGGTGAAGATTCTGGCAGTAGCCTGTCAG AGTCAGAGAGCAATCTGGATAGCGATTCTGATGGCTCCGAGGATGATATGAAGGAGCGCAgtgagacagcagcagacagcgaTGCAGAAAGGACTCCCCTGAAACGCACTAAAGCGCCCTTGTCTTCTCACAAGTCCACCTTGAACCTCTCAGCCAACTGCTCCCTGCTTAACCTGCAGATCGTCAAGCCTCCTAGTTTATCTAGTGGTCTGCTCACCTCCACCACAGTGACCAGTTCAGGGGCAGCGGGTAACCACAGCACCCTATCGCCATCCTTCACGTTTGCCACGCTGCCAG GAccagggaagaggaggagagtaACAGATGAGAGAGTTCTGCGGTTGCCTCTTGAGTTCGG GTGGCGGAGAGAGACCCGTATCAGGACTGTCGCAGGTCGTCTACAAGGAGAGGTGGCTTACTTTGCTCCATGTGGGAAGAAGCTGCGTCAGTACCCTGATGTAATGAAG TACTTACTGCGGAATGGAATAACTGAAATCTCACGGGATAACTTCAGCTTCAGTACGAAAATTAAAGTTGGTGACTTTTATGAAGCCAGAGAGGGACCAGAG GGTTTACAGTGGGTCCTGCTGGCAGAGGAGGAGATCGCTCCAAGTATCATAGCGATGGACGGGAGGCGCAGCAGGTGCACACAGTCTGAGCGGCAGCCAATAGGTGATGGGAATGGGTCCAGACAGTGGAAGTCTCATCCTCTTAGTATTGGTGAAAATAGCTTCCAAGATGTCGGTGATGCAAAGCTGCTACGCAAACTAGAGGCTCAAG AAATAGCTCGACAGGCAGCTCAGATCAAAATGATGAGGAAGCTCGAGAAGCAGGCCATGGCGCAAGCAGCCAAAGAGGCAAGGAAACAACAAG CAATAATGGCCGCAGAGGAGAGGCGGAAAAAGAGGGAGCAGATGAAGATTCTTAAACAGCAA gcaaaaagaaagaagaaagaagaagcagCCAATGCCAAAATATTGGAGGCTGAGAAGCGAAATAAG GAGAAGGAGATGCGAAGACTGCAAGCTGTCATACTGAAGCACCAG GAGAGGGAAAGACGCAGGCAGCACATGATGCTCATGAAGGCTGTGGAGGCCCGTAAGAAGGCGGAG GAGAAGGAGCGTctaaagaaagagaagaaggatGAGAAACGGTTAAACAAGGAGAGGAAACTGGAGCTCAGAAGACTGGAGCTGGAAAAAGCAAAAGAGCTAAAGAAACCAAATGAAGACATGTGTTTAGCAGATCATAAG CCACTTCCAGAGTTGTCCCGCATCCCTGGTCTGGTCTTACCAGGGAGTACTTTCTCCGACTGCCTGATGGTGCTGCAGTTTCTGCGCAGCTTTGGGAAGGTCCTGAGGTTAGACATAAACCCAAACATGCTCAGTCTAAGTGACCTTCAGGAGGGGTTGCTCAACACTGGGGACAGTATGGGCAAGGTGCAGGACCTGCTGGTGAGCATGCTCTCCGCAGCTGTGTGTGATCCTGGCATACCTGCAGGTCACAAG AATAAAACTGCCTTGGGGGACCACCTGACCAATGTGGGGATCAACCGGGACAACGTGTCTGAGATCCTTCAGATCTACATGGAGGCTCACTGCGAGCAGACAGAGGTGGCTGCTCTGGCCCTCAGCCTCAGGACCAAGGCGTTTCAGGCCCACAGCCCGTCACAGAAGGCCTCCATGCTCGCGTTCCTGGTTAATGAGCTCTGCTGCAGTAAGGCTGTGATCAG TGAGATCGACAAAAACATAGATCACATGACCAACCTGAGGAAGGATAAGTGGGTCGTGGAGGGAAAACTTCGCAA aCTGAGGAGTATTCATGCCAAGAAGACCGGGAAGAGAGACAGCAGTGTGGGGGGAGAAGACAGCCACACATTTGTCATCCCCACTGCCAGAAACAAAGGCAAAAGGAAAGACGGggacagtgaggaggaggaggacgaggatgaCGACAGTGAAGACCAAGGAGACGACGACgatgatgaggaagaagaatCGGGGGGAAAGAAGGGGAAGAAAGCTGAGATATGTGAAGAGGAG GATGACAGTGTACACTCAGCCAgcatggaggagctggagaaacAGATCGAGAAAACATACAAG CAACAGATTCAGATCAGACAGAAGTTATTCGACTCGTCTCACTCTCTGCGCTCCATGACGATTGGACAGGATCGCTACAAGAGACGATACTGGGTCCTTCCGCACTGTAGTGGCATCTTTGTGGAGGGCATGGAAAGCAGTGAAG GTCATGAAGAggtggagaaagagaagaaaagaaagaggactGCCCAGGTGATCAGGGTAaaagaagagcagcaggaagAAGCAAAGACACCAGTGGTCTCCAGCCCAGCGCAGAGCACAGACGGTGATACAACCACACCGGAGAGCCAGCAGGACAAAGACAGTCTCAATCTCTTCCTCCAGAAACCCGGCTCCTTCTCCAAGCTCAGCAAACTCCTTGAAGTAGCCAAAATGGCTCAAGATTCAGACATCAATTCTCACAACAGTCACTCTGCTAAAGTCCCTACCACTCATCCCTCATGTCCCGCCTCTCAGACAGCCACTAATCAGCAGGGACTGATAGATAAATCGGATACTTCAGTGCCATCTCTGCTTAGTGCGCCACAGCTCAGAAGTAGTCCCTGGATTACCTGCGGCTCTCAGTCTGTCCTTCATGAGGACCAGCTCTCCAAAATACTGATGGAAAAGAGCAACCAGTGGTTTAGCCTCTTGCCTCGCTCTCCTTGTGATGAGTCCTCCTTCACCTCTGGCTCCAGCCCTccagcctcctcctctccacttcAGACCATCAGCACCAaatccccctcctccctctcccctaATCCCCGGGCTTCAGCCAGTTCCAGCGCTCCTGCTGGGATCAATAACCTGCAGCCGTCTGTCCTTCAG CAAGTCAAGTCTGGCATTCATCAAAGCAGGCTGACGAGGTGTGATGTGTCCGGCGCAGCACCAAGTCCCAGCCTGCCCTCCTCTGGTGCTTCTCTACTCCCCGTGTTGGATCTGGCCTCCCAGCATGCAGAGGATGATGCCAGCAGGGCCATCTCTCTGGCAAATAACAACTCTGTCAACAAGAGCGAGACCCCAGAGCCCCTGAGTGACAAGCCCGATTGTGCATCGTTCCCTGCTGTGGAAGTGGCCAAGACCCAGGACTACCCTAGTCCCCAGCCTATCCCCGAGG AGATGCTGTGTGGCTGGTGGAGGGTGGCAGACACGGAGGAGCTGCACAGTCTGGTCAAGGCCCTTCATGGCCGAGGCATCAGAGAGAAGGCCTTGCAGAAACAGATCCAGAAACATATGGAGTATACGACCCAGCTCTGTGCAAACAGCAAAGATG CGTTTGATGTGTCAGAGCTGGAGAAGCAGGAGATGAGCGAGGAGACAGTGGAGAGTTGGTGTGTTGAGGAGCAGGCCATGGAGGTGGACATCAGCCTGCTGCAGCGGGTCGAGGCTCTGGAGAGGAAAGTCATCTCTGCCAGCCTGCAGGTCAAG GGATGGATGCATCCCGAGCCCCAGTCAGAGAGGGAGGATCTGGTTTATCATGAGCACAAGCTCTCCTTTTCCCCCGCTCCAGAGAagaaaggacagagagaaaccAGCCAGGAGGAACTCTCTGGCACGGTGGTGCGGCGGCCCGACAATCCCCTTGATATAGCTGTCATCAGGCTGGCAGAGTTGGAGAGGAACATTGAGCGCAG CAGCGAGGAGGAGGTGGCACCTGGGATGAGGATGTGGCGTAAAGCCCTCGGTGAAGTCCGCAGTTCTGCTCAGCTGTCACTCTGCATTCAGCAGCTACAGAAATCCATTGCCTGGGAACGATCCATCATGAAAGTG CACTGCCAGCTCTGTCAGAAAGGGGATAATGAAGAACTGCTCTTACTCTGTGACGGCTGTGACAAAGGCTGCCACACTTACTGCCACAAACCCAAGATCACTACAGTACCTGACGGCGACTGGTATTGTCCCACCTGTGTAGCAAAG TCTGCTGTGTGTTCTGTCATTGAGGAGAGCGGACAATCCCCCCGGAGTAGGAAGCAACAGAGCCGAACAGCTGGAGGAGGGAAGAAAGGCAGCGAGGTAAAACGAAACAGTAAGCCATCTGTGGTAGGAGAGCTCATCAAAGAGGAGGCTGCCAGCAGCACCAGCGTGCCAAAGAAAGGTACCAAGGAGTTcaagaagaggaaaggagacGACAGCCCGCCCAGCGCCCAGGCCGGCCATGACAGCCCTGTCTCATGCGGGAAAAAAGCCAAGACAGCCAAAGACAACAACACAAATGCGCTCGCAATGTGCCG AGTGCTGCTGGCTGAGCTGGAGGCCCATCAGGACGCTTGGCCCTTCCTCATGCCTGTCAACCAGAAAGCCGTCCCTGGTTACAGGAAGGTCATCAAAAAACCCATGGACTTCTCCACCATCAGAGAAAAGCTCACCAACAACCA